CCTGGCAGTTGAGAATGCTAAAGAAGATAGTAGCATCGGAGTATGCCGCGTTCCAATTGGTACTGCTCAACGATGCCCCGACCATCACGCCACGAAAACGCAGCCTCTACCGCTTGCTTGGCTACATGGAAGCACACCTGTGGCGAACCTATCATGGCGTCAGCAAAGACCCATCGCAACCCGGTTGGGACCCGTTTGAGTTGGTTGATTCGTCCGCCCTGCTGAAAGCCGTCCCGGTTCTGAAAGTGCAGCCCAAACAAAGCCGACACTCCGACCGGTTCACACCCGAGGATATAGAGACCATAAAATCGCACGAGGTTGATGTCCTTATTCGCATTGGTTTCCGTATTCTCAGAGGGGATATTCTCAAGGCGGCCAGGTATGGTGTATGGTCGTATCACATGAGTGACAATCGTGTGATCCGAGGCGGTCCGCCTGGATTCTGGGAGGTGCTCGAAAGTCACCCGGTGACCGGGTCGGTTTTGCAGGTGCTTAGCGAGGAGTTGGACGACGGTGTGATACTCTATCGTTCATGGTCGGCCACGCATCCGTTCTCAATAGATCGCAACCGTGACAATTACTACCGCAAGTCCATCTCGTTCCTCCCCAGAAAACTAAGAGAGCTTCACAACCTGGGCGCGGAGAAGTTCTTCGAAAAAGTTCATGGTGACAACCAAACTGACAATCGCGGTGGCGGCAAGCTGTACAAAGCTCCATCGAACACCAGATTCCTTCGGCTCTTTGCACGATATCTTGCCAAGCAGGTCAGGGTCATGCTGTCCCGGCTGCTCTTCTGCGATCAATGGGTCCTGCTGTACAGCCGCACCGAACAACAGCCCGAAACATTGTCTGAATTCAAGAAGCTGAGTCCTCCTGGACAAAAGTCATGGCAAGACCCGTGCATCGTGTACGAAGGCGGCAGGCATCACGTTTTCGTCGGCGAACATGGTCGCAAACGGTCGGAAAGCCACATTTCGCTGTTGTCCTTAGACTCAAGCGGCAGTTGGCAATCTGCCGTCACGGTGCTCCTACAGCCGCATGCACTGTCGCACCCGTTTGTATTCACATTAGAGAATGAGCATTACATGATCGCATCGTCGAGTGACGGCGGACCGGTCGAGTTGTTTCGGGCTACCGACTTTCCGACCAAGTGGACTTATGAGAACTGTCTCATCCAGGATATCACGGCGGCCAATGCGACTATGTTTCATCATGAGTCAAGCTGGTATCTCCTGGCCAATGCGATCGAGAACGAAGGGTCCTCCATTAACGACGAGCTCTTTCTGTTTTACGCAGATCATCCTCTGAGTACGCACTGGACGCCACACCCGCTTAACCCGATAGTGTCCGATGTCAGAAAAGCGCGACCAGCGGGTCGGATATTCAACGTTGACGGAAACCTCTACCGTCCGGCCCAGGACAACTCGGCCGGTGACGGTCAGGGCGTGAGGATATTTCAGATTGTGATACTATCGGAAAGCCGGTATGAGGAGCAAGAGGTCCGGGGCATCGCAGCCGAGGGACATTCTGAGATCAAGTCCATAGGCGCTTTTGCCGGCGCCGACGGCTTAACCGTTGTTGGCGGACGGGTGAAAAAGATGCGATTATTCTAAGGGGCACGGGAGCCCACGGTTGTCAGTTGTTCTCATCCGGTGCGCCGCTCGGCTACGGACAGGCCGGCGGTTCGGGACCGTTGGTGAACATATAATCCACCAGATAGACCAGATCACTGATCTCAATCCCGGCCAGGCCGTCAACATTGGCTTCATCCAAGTTCGGCGGCTCCGGGCCCGAATTGAACATGAAGTCGACCAGATGAATCAGGTCGGAGATATCTATCTGTCCGGCCGGATCGTGATCGACATTGCCTCTGCGGATACAGTCGACCAGGGCCAGATTGAACGGATAAACGACCTCGTATTCCGACTGACCTTCAGGTTTCACACGCCAGAAATACAGGTCGGCTACGGCAGTATCCAAAGGAGATACCTGATAGGAACTCCCATCGACCGTGGCTGTTGCTACCAGACTTGCGAAATCGATATCGGTGGCCACTTGAAGGTCGAAACTGCCGCTCCCCGGCCAACGGAGAACTGGATTGTCGTTGTACACCCACGAACCGGGCGCGGGATAAACCGGGGATCCTCCAAAGGGATAAATGTCAAAATTATAACCGGACGAAGCCATTGTGCTTTGTTCGGCAAACCGATATGGGACCGAACCGAAAGTCATTTCCAAAGAAAACGTTTCAACACTTTTGGCAACACCCGGTTTGGGACTTGCAGACAGAGTATAAACACCGCTTTCGGCTGTATTGAAAGTAATTGCATCGTCGAGCGAACCGTTTTGGTTGCTGTTACGTCGTTGATATTCACCGGAAGCAATCGAACTGCGAACGTTGTTGACCACCTGCCCACTAGGACTCAAGAGGGCTAACTGGGCATTGTCCTCGGCTGTGATCACGACCGGCATAGCAGTAAAGCCGTCGGGGTCAAGCTGATTCTCAAGCACGAACAGCGAGGCACCGCTCTGTGATTCATACGATGCGACCACCAGGTCCAAATCGGCATCGGAATCGGCATCGAAACAGATCACCTGAATCGGCAGATACTTGTCAATGTCATATCGCAGTTCGTTGGTAAAGCTGCCGTCGCCATCACCAAACAAGATCGCGCAATACTGTTCACTGCCGTTGACGTATGCAATATCCAGGTTTCCGTCATTGTTGAAGTCACCGGTGCAATCGGCCATAACGTGACCGAGCGGGGTTCTGATAATGGTCTGGCTGAAAGTACCATCGCCGTTACCCAAGTAAACAACCAACTGGCTGTGTGTTCCGCCGACCGAGGGAGTAGCCAGGCAGAGATCAAAAAGATCATCATTGTTAAAGTCGGAGCCCATGTTGGTGACTTCGATATCGAATGAGCCGTAAGTTTGGCTATAGGATGCGTTCAGGTTGAACCCGCCACTTCCAGTGCTGAGGTATATTTTCAACCCGCTTTCGGTGCCGATAGCCAAATCATCAAGACCATCATCATCGAAATCCGCACTTGTAACCGATTTGGCAACTTCCCCGCCCCCCAAAGGAATCGGAAAACCCTGGCCGGAAAGTACCGAATCAGCGTCGCCCTGGAACATCCCTATTCCCCAATTATTCACGACGACATAATCAAGGTACTGATCGCCGGTGAATTCACCCAGAACCGCGCCGCGTGCGAAAGTATTATAAAACGATTCGGATTCGATTGTGCTGAAACCGTTATCCCCGTCCCCCAGCATGATGTATGCAGTTTCGGTTGTACTTCCCAACATAACGAAGTCAAGATTCTTGTCCCCGTTCAAGTAACCCCGCACCGGACCGCGAAAGGCATATCCGTTGGGATATGTCCATACGGTGTCAAAAGTCATATCTTGGTTAAGGTCCAAAAGACAGGCGGTTTTTGGATAATTTCGACCCACGGAACAGATAAACAGCTCCGGCTCAATGTCGCTATCACTGTTTCCCTGGACCATGTGGATGGCTTCCGGCGCGCTTGGAGTTTCAGTTTGATCGAATGACAACAGGTAATCGGCATCCGACACCACCTGGATTGTGACCGACCGCATGACACACATACCAGCCGTATCACAAGCTCGAATCCGAGCCGACCACAAGCCGACATCGGACGCAGTCGGCGACCATGTGAACTCAGCTGGGTCGCCGTCGACCAACTCAGGT
This genomic window from Candidatus Zixiibacteriota bacterium contains:
- a CDS encoding VCBS repeat-containing protein translates to MKTFALATVLVLLSVAVSYAQDYGQPDTIRVAGDSLKVGLSMPIDIVVANDYGIRYINFGLMSKTLDTGFAKVDSVRFVNRLSSPEVLWYRVTSYWDSAGVPPDTTVVAALSGQPLPPGNDAVVRLWMTGLTPGSMIVDSGWFPPAGQFGLMSLQEHGYGMYTPTVIIDTLTVVSGTLPPILALPADDPRTAAGSEVTFDCSADSPEDYPVEIELFDFSLLETGGGTPTNEPELVDGDPAEFTWSPTASDVGLWSARIRACDTAGMCVMRSVTIQVVSDADYLLSFDQTETPSAPEAIHMVQGNSDSDIEPELFICSVGRNYPKTACLLDLNQDMTFDTVWTYPNGYAFRGPVRGYLNGDKNLDFVMLGSTTETAYIMLGDGDNGFSTIESESFYNTFARGAVLGEFTGDQYLDYVVVNNWGIGMFQGDADSVLSGQGFPIPLGGGEVAKSVTSADFDDDGLDDLAIGTESGLKIYLSTGSGGFNLNASYSQTYGSFDIEVTNMGSDFNNDDLFDLCLATPSVGGTHSQLVVYLGNGDGTFSQTIIRTPLGHVMADCTGDFNNDGNLDIAYVNGSEQYCAILFGDGDGSFTNELRYDIDKYLPIQVICFDADSDADLDLVVASYESQSGASLFVLENQLDPDGFTAMPVVITAEDNAQLALLSPSGQVVNNVRSSIASGEYQRRNSNQNGSLDDAITFNTAESGVYTLSASPKPGVAKSVETFSLEMTFGSVPYRFAEQSTMASSGYNFDIYPFGGSPVYPAPGSWVYNDNPVLRWPGSGSFDLQVATDIDFASLVATATVDGSSYQVSPLDTAVADLYFWRVKPEGQSEYEVVYPFNLALVDCIRRGNVDHDPAGQIDISDLIHLVDFMFNSGPEPPNLDEANVDGLAGIEISDLVYLVDYMFTNGPEPPACP